The Prevotella sp. E9-3 genome has a window encoding:
- a CDS encoding uracil-DNA glycosylase family protein: protein MWLNTDNILRSGDGVEYHPLRPFLPENARVLFLGSFPPQRKRWCMDFYYPNFINDHWRIEGQIFFGDKNHFVDMEAKRFKIEEVVAFCQEKGLAFFDTATAVRRLKDNASDKFLEVVEPTDIRVLIAKLPHLRAIVTTGEKATETICASLGIPEIPKVNTFVSTPLTNISLYRLPSSSRAYPLAFDKKVECYRKMFSSVGLLP from the coding sequence ATGTGGTTAAATACGGATAATATTTTGCGGAGCGGTGATGGTGTGGAGTACCATCCATTGCGGCCTTTCCTGCCTGAGAATGCGAGGGTGCTGTTCTTGGGCAGTTTTCCACCCCAGCGCAAACGGTGGTGTATGGACTTTTATTATCCTAACTTTATCAATGACCACTGGCGCATCGAAGGACAGATATTCTTTGGCGACAAAAACCACTTTGTTGATATGGAAGCTAAGCGCTTTAAGATAGAAGAGGTAGTGGCTTTCTGCCAAGAAAAGGGTCTCGCATTCTTTGATACCGCCACGGCTGTACGCCGTCTGAAGGACAATGCCTCCGATAAGTTTCTGGAAGTGGTAGAGCCTACAGACATCCGTGTACTTATTGCAAAACTGCCCCATCTTCGCGCTATCGTCACCACAGGCGAAAAAGCCACCGAAACCATCTGTGCTTCGCTTGGCATTCCTGAAATTCCCAAAGTCAACACTTTTGTATCAACTCCCCTCACCAATATTTCCCTATATCGTCTTCCGTCCTCATCCCGTGCCTATCCTCTGGCTTT
- a CDS encoding DNA alkylation repair protein, producing the protein MKAKEIISYMESLRNEEQRKVLMGFFKTGPGEYGEGDEFLGLKVPQTREVVKNIWKDFPLSEIPVLLMSKWHEVRLCGLLILVAKFEKLATKRLANDAEAIKQRDEILAMYLQYAERANNWDLVDLSAPKILGASLLSPQKGEDWKRQMLDELAASDNLWKQRMSIVCTWKTSQMGDPSWCLRYAEIHLHHPHDLMHKAVGWMLREMGKRCSMDLLRDFLQQHVHEMPRTMLRYAIEKMSEKERRKWLEN; encoded by the coding sequence ATGAAGGCTAAGGAAATCATAAGCTATATGGAGTCGCTGCGGAATGAGGAGCAGCGGAAGGTACTCATGGGGTTCTTTAAGACGGGACCAGGTGAGTATGGTGAAGGCGATGAGTTCTTAGGACTGAAAGTGCCACAGACGAGAGAGGTGGTGAAGAACATCTGGAAGGACTTTCCCTTAAGCGAGATTCCTGTACTGCTAATGTCGAAATGGCATGAGGTGAGGCTTTGCGGATTGCTGATTCTGGTGGCGAAATTTGAGAAGTTAGCCACCAAGCGATTGGCGAATGATGCGGAGGCTATCAAACAGCGGGATGAGATTCTGGCGATGTATCTGCAATATGCGGAGCGAGCGAATAACTGGGACTTGGTGGATCTGTCGGCACCTAAGATACTGGGCGCCTCCCTCTTATCCCCCCAAAAGGGGGAAGACTGGAAACGTCAGATGCTTGATGAGTTGGCGGCAAGCGATAATCTGTGGAAACAGCGAATGAGTATTGTTTGTACGTGGAAGACTTCGCAGATGGGAGACCCCTCGTGGTGTTTGCGCTATGCGGAGATACATCTGCACCATCCGCATGATCTGATGCATAAGGCTGTGGGGTGGATGCTCAGAGAGATGGGGAAGCGATGCTCGATGGATTTGCTTCGCGACTTTCTGCAACAGCATGTGCATGAGATGCCCCGCACGATGCTTCGCTATGCTATCGAGAAGATGAGCGAAAAGGAACGGAGAAAGTGGTTGGAGAATTGA
- a CDS encoding four helix bundle protein: MANAIQIKSRDFAIRIVGCYKFLTEQKNEYVMSKQLLRCGTSIGANTRESKNAQSRMDFLNKLNIALKEADETEYWLDLLHATNYLDDTQYESVNSDCAELIKLLTSIIKKLKATGDKKIIEN; the protein is encoded by the coding sequence ATGGCGAATGCGATTCAAATTAAAAGTAGGGATTTTGCTATTCGTATTGTAGGATGTTATAAATTCCTGACAGAGCAAAAAAACGAATATGTCATGTCGAAGCAATTACTTCGATGTGGTACAAGTATAGGAGCGAATACTCGTGAAAGCAAAAATGCTCAATCGCGTATGGACTTCTTGAATAAACTGAATATCGCATTGAAAGAGGCTGATGAAACAGAATATTGGCTTGACCTCCTTCATGCAACAAATTATTTGGATGACACACAGTATGAGTCTGTCAATTCGGATTGTGCTGAACTCATTAAGTTACTTACTTCAATAATAAAAAAACTCAAAGCGACAGGCGATAAAAAAATAATTGAGAATTGA
- the bcp gene encoding thioredoxin-dependent thiol peroxidase gives MNIGDKAPEILGKDEQGRDIRLSDYKGRKLVLYFYPKDNTSGCTAEACSLRDHYSELQGKGYEVVGVSKDSAASHVKFKEKHQLPFPLIADINHELLEAMGAWGEKNMYGKKTMGTIRTTFILNEEGVIERIFAGKQVKTKEHAEQILRIDN, from the coding sequence ATGAATATAGGTGATAAGGCGCCCGAGATTCTGGGCAAGGACGAACAGGGACGGGATATCCGTCTGAGTGATTACAAGGGTAGGAAACTGGTGTTGTATTTCTATCCGAAGGACAATACGAGCGGGTGTACGGCTGAGGCTTGCAGCCTGCGCGACCATTATAGTGAGTTGCAGGGCAAAGGCTATGAGGTCGTTGGTGTGAGTAAGGACTCTGCTGCTTCGCATGTGAAGTTCAAGGAGAAGCACCAACTGCCGTTTCCACTGATTGCTGACATCAATCACGAGCTGTTAGAAGCCATGGGTGCCTGGGGCGAGAAGAATATGTACGGCAAGAAGACCATGGGAACTATTCGCACCACCTTTATCCTCAATGAGGAGGGTGTCATTGAGCGGATCTTCGCTGGCAAGCAAGTGAAAACCAAAGAGCATGCGGAGCAAATTTTGAGAATTGACAATTGA
- a CDS encoding MGMT family protein — protein MKDYPDKMTAQEARMFGEDVLNIVSQIPRGKVTTYGHIAALAGWPSHSRMVGRTLRYSPEAEKLPCHRVVNKEGRTAPGWSKQRELLEEEGVRFKANGHVDMSRFLWELIIDN, from the coding sequence ATGAAGGACTATCCCGATAAGATGACGGCGCAAGAGGCTAGGATGTTTGGTGAGGATGTGCTGAACATCGTGAGTCAGATTCCTCGTGGTAAGGTGACCACGTATGGGCATATCGCTGCGCTGGCGGGATGGCCAAGTCATTCGAGGATGGTAGGGCGGACGCTGAGGTACTCCCCTGAAGCAGAAAAGTTGCCCTGTCATCGGGTGGTGAATAAAGAAGGACGCACGGCTCCTGGGTGGAGTAAGCAACGGGAGTTATTGGAGGAAGAGGGCGTTCGATTTAAAGCCAATGGGCATGTGGATATGAGTAGGTTCCTTTGGGAATTGATAATTGACAATTGA
- a CDS encoding VapE domain-containing protein — protein MSKNLTIHGEAMNASLEGTLAVEQFLKDNYLFRFNVLSGKVEFATLPAEGMPGWRILTTKALNSIIIRAKREQICEKGSPRTDITEYVQSDEIETFNPISSYLNRLPKWDGTNHVAQLFGRIPGTTSEQMEFLSVWLRSAVAHWLQMDTMHGNECVPTLIGAQGCGKTTFMARLLPTELREYFLDHLNLSNKFDKEMALTNNLIVNLDEFDAIRPSQQASLKQTLSKSKVNGRTIFGASQDDRPRYASFVATTNNPHPLSDVTGSRRYICLSIPEGKYIDNTGDIDYEQLYAQVLYEIRELKSPYWYNNAQVERIQQLNLNYMDQKDIAEVLEVCIRKPKENEKGIRMKSSEILDLVRREYPSIKNDHSTKVHLGIVLKELGFEGKSHAGQTYYRGFPSELRSSMTGGISEIILQHFGRLLTGRSPLLGISK, from the coding sequence ATGAGTAAAAATCTTACTATTCATGGTGAGGCGATGAATGCTTCACTGGAAGGAACACTTGCCGTTGAGCAGTTTCTGAAAGACAATTACCTTTTCCGTTTCAATGTGCTGAGCGGAAAGGTAGAGTTTGCGACCCTGCCTGCTGAAGGGATGCCTGGGTGGCGCATCCTTACAACCAAGGCGCTCAATTCAATCATTATCCGAGCCAAGCGAGAGCAAATCTGCGAGAAAGGAAGTCCCAGAACGGACATTACGGAGTATGTGCAGTCTGATGAGATCGAGACGTTCAACCCCATCAGCAGTTATCTTAATCGTCTGCCCAAATGGGACGGTACGAATCATGTTGCCCAGCTTTTTGGACGAATCCCTGGCACCACTTCCGAACAGATGGAGTTCCTTTCGGTTTGGCTTCGCTCAGCCGTTGCTCATTGGCTTCAGATGGACACCATGCATGGAAATGAATGTGTACCTACTTTAATAGGTGCGCAGGGATGTGGGAAAACTACTTTCATGGCCCGTCTCTTGCCAACTGAGCTGCGCGAGTATTTCCTGGATCATCTGAACCTCTCCAACAAGTTCGACAAGGAGATGGCGCTGACCAACAATCTCATCGTCAACCTTGATGAGTTCGATGCCATCCGTCCCAGTCAGCAAGCTTCCCTGAAGCAGACTCTCTCAAAGAGTAAAGTGAACGGACGTACTATCTTTGGAGCCTCGCAGGACGACCGTCCCCGTTATGCCTCGTTCGTTGCAACGACAAATAATCCCCATCCTCTTTCAGATGTCACGGGTAGCCGACGCTATATCTGTCTCTCCATTCCAGAGGGTAAGTACATCGACAATACTGGCGACATCGACTACGAACAGCTCTATGCTCAGGTGCTCTATGAGATTCGTGAATTGAAATCACCTTATTGGTATAATAATGCCCAGGTGGAGCGCATCCAGCAGTTGAACCTCAACTACATGGATCAGAAAGACATCGCAGAGGTGCTCGAAGTGTGCATCCGCAAGCCCAAAGAAAATGAGAAGGGAATACGAATGAAAAGTAGCGAGATATTAGACCTCGTAAGGCGGGAGTATCCCTCTATCAAAAATGATCACAGCACGAAGGTCCATCTTGGTATTGTCCTCAAGGAGCTCGGCTTTGAAGGCAAGTCCCACGCAGGTCAGACCTACTATCGCGGGTTCCCCTCCGAGTTGCGTAGCTCGATGACTGGCGGCATCTCGGAAATCATCTTGCAGCACTTTGGCAGATTATTGACAGGAAGGTCACCGCTGCTAGGTATCAGTAAATAA
- a CDS encoding Bro-N domain-containing protein: MTQKHQIQLFEEKKVRTVWNDELQEWFFSVTDVVEVLTDSVDVKQYIKKMRKRDPELDARWGTICTPTRMQATDGKYYNTQAATMEGVFRIIQSIPSKKAEPFKQWMAEVAAQRIDQMQDPELNFEQAYADYRRLGYSDKWINQRLRSIEVRKELTDEWDRAGVKEGQQYASLTDIITQGWSGKTTRQYKHYKGLKKENLRDNMTNIELALNTLAEASVTEISKSKNPKGFRQSAAVAREGSKIAGDARKQLEQRVGHSVISSAKAADYLPPAGDVQALPEEENNED, translated from the coding sequence ATGACACAGAAGCATCAGATACAGTTATTTGAAGAGAAGAAGGTTCGTACCGTGTGGAATGATGAACTACAGGAATGGTTCTTTAGCGTGACAGATGTAGTTGAGGTTCTGACGGATAGTGTAGATGTCAAGCAGTATATCAAGAAGATGCGAAAGCGAGATCCTGAACTTGATGCCAGGTGGGGTACAATTTGTACCCCCACTCGAATGCAGGCAACGGATGGCAAGTATTACAACACGCAGGCTGCTACGATGGAGGGCGTGTTCCGCATTATCCAGAGTATCCCTTCGAAGAAGGCTGAGCCGTTCAAGCAGTGGATGGCAGAAGTTGCTGCACAGCGTATCGACCAGATGCAAGACCCGGAACTGAACTTTGAACAGGCATACGCTGATTACCGAAGGCTGGGATATAGTGACAAATGGATTAACCAGCGATTGCGTAGCATCGAGGTTCGTAAGGAATTGACGGATGAATGGGACAGAGCTGGTGTGAAGGAAGGTCAGCAGTATGCTTCGCTTACCGACATTATTACACAGGGCTGGAGTGGTAAGACTACCAGACAGTACAAACACTATAAGGGATTGAAAAAGGAGAATCTGCGGGATAACATGACCAACATTGAGTTGGCGCTGAATACGCTTGCAGAGGCTTCGGTTACTGAGATTAGCAAATCAAAGAATCCGAAGGGTTTCCGTCAAAGTGCGGCTGTGGCTCGTGAAGGCAGCAAGATAGCAGGTGATGCTCGTAAGCAACTGGAGCAGCGAGTAGGTCACTCGGTGATTTCTTCTGCTAAGGCGGCGGACTACTTGCCACCAGCAGGGGATGTACAGGCGCTGCCGGAAGAGGAGAATAACGAAGATTGA
- a CDS encoding superoxide dismutase: MFTLIELPYAMEALEPVISAQTLSFHHGKHLQAYVDNLNKLASPPVPSPKSEGSLGELEVLKELVLHSEGAVFNNAGQILNHNLYFTQFKPASEAQQKPEGALAAQIEKQWGSIEAFKAEFEAKGVGLFGSGWVWLSADADGNLVITQEQGASNPVVKGLKPLLTFDVWEHAYYLDYQNRRAAHLATLWQIIDWNVIAVRYEG; this comes from the coding sequence ATGTTTACACTAATTGAATTACCTTATGCGATGGAGGCACTGGAGCCTGTGATCAGTGCGCAGACGTTGTCGTTCCATCATGGGAAGCATCTGCAGGCTTACGTTGATAATCTTAATAAATTAGCCTCTCCCCCTGTCCCATCTCCGAAGAGCGAGGGGAGTCTTGGAGAACTCGAGGTACTTAAAGAACTTGTCCTTCATAGTGAAGGAGCTGTCTTTAATAATGCAGGACAGATACTGAACCATAACTTGTATTTCACGCAGTTTAAACCTGCCAGTGAGGCTCAGCAGAAGCCTGAGGGGGCACTCGCTGCGCAGATTGAGAAGCAGTGGGGAAGCATTGAGGCTTTCAAGGCTGAGTTTGAGGCTAAAGGTGTGGGACTGTTTGGCTCTGGCTGGGTGTGGTTGTCGGCAGATGCTGATGGCAACTTGGTTATCACTCAGGAGCAGGGGGCTTCTAATCCTGTGGTGAAGGGATTGAAACCTTTGCTGACCTTTGATGTCTGGGAACATGCGTATTATCTGGATTATCAGAACCGCCGTGCTGCTCATCTCGCCACGCTATGGCAAATCATCGATTGGAATGTTATCGCAGTTAGGTATGAGGGATGA
- a CDS encoding LA2681 family HEPN domain-containing protein, giving the protein MNLSTEQSEINEMSEQLEKFSALVDLYNDGRADKDIFMSELSRFESIDWTKENMFNQLLAYNALGAAYGNLKYKNLDSTKAYYDNEYIYKEISYYHNLHCVVSRVKKEQWAALYWTAFKHWCKAYLNLANAYDHVGRFCEAQQYYRLAAMDEENKKMVEINQGYSYANMHAFWTEEEPWIVRKAQILMWKHPKEFVRTAPALMNKVCGCPVPSLDAPMADFSKMKDGDYQCWVNQNLLRINRYCDLEPASMLSVADNVKLQHICDTQEKRELFETSFSEIKNTFIETRRLTFLAIYGSGELNVELIKMTYKNFYSILDKIAVFLQAYLELPLQVHQVDFATIWTEKKSNRIRQEFLAHPQNLSLLALYNIKLDVYGSRSFDYVIDEQTKDLQRIRNFIEHKVIVIRDGEMTYDNYQLQISKRELEINTIRLAQLVRCAIIYLCNFVMHAEYDKKERL; this is encoded by the coding sequence ATGAATTTATCAACAGAACAATCAGAAATCAACGAGATGTCAGAACAACTGGAGAAGTTCTCTGCTCTTGTGGATTTGTATAACGATGGTAGGGCAGACAAGGATATATTCATGTCAGAACTATCCCGTTTTGAGAGTATTGATTGGACGAAAGAGAATATGTTCAACCAGTTGCTGGCATATAATGCATTGGGGGCGGCATACGGAAACTTAAAGTATAAGAATCTAGACTCCACTAAGGCTTACTACGACAACGAGTACATATACAAAGAGATAAGCTATTATCACAATTTGCATTGTGTGGTTTCTCGCGTTAAGAAGGAGCAATGGGCAGCATTGTATTGGACTGCATTTAAACATTGGTGTAAAGCATATTTGAATTTGGCCAATGCATACGATCATGTGGGGCGCTTCTGCGAGGCGCAACAGTATTACAGGTTGGCTGCTATGGATGAAGAGAATAAAAAAATGGTTGAGATAAACCAAGGTTATTCGTATGCAAATATGCACGCTTTTTGGACAGAAGAGGAACCATGGATAGTAAGAAAAGCTCAGATACTGATGTGGAAACACCCCAAAGAATTCGTAAGGACTGCACCAGCGCTTATGAATAAGGTCTGTGGGTGCCCAGTTCCATCGTTAGATGCACCTATGGCTGATTTCTCAAAAATGAAAGATGGTGACTATCAGTGCTGGGTAAACCAAAATCTTTTGCGTATAAATAGATACTGCGATTTGGAACCAGCGTCAATGTTGTCAGTTGCAGATAATGTAAAACTTCAGCATATTTGTGACACACAAGAGAAACGAGAGCTTTTCGAGACTTCTTTTTCAGAAATAAAGAACACCTTTATAGAAACGCGACGGCTTACTTTCTTAGCGATATATGGTAGCGGAGAATTGAATGTGGAGCTGATAAAAATGACCTACAAAAACTTCTATTCTATACTTGATAAGATAGCTGTTTTTCTTCAAGCGTATCTGGAACTGCCGCTGCAGGTTCATCAAGTGGATTTTGCAACGATATGGACGGAAAAAAAGAGTAATCGTATCAGACAGGAATTTCTGGCCCATCCTCAAAATTTATCATTGTTGGCTTTGTATAATATTAAACTTGATGTTTATGGAAGTAGGTCTTTTGATTATGTGATAGACGAACAGACTAAGGATTTGCAGCGGATACGCAACTTTATTGAGCATAAGGTGATAGTCATCAGGGATGGTGAAATGACATATGATAACTATCAATTGCAAATATCGAAGCGAGAACTGGAAATAAACACTATAAGATTAGCGCAATTGGTGAGATGTGCAATCATCTATCTGTGTAACTTTGTGATGCATGCAGAATATGACAAAAAGGAACGGTTATGA
- a CDS encoding HNH endonuclease, with amino-acid sequence MRKLKAIDTSCEEFAKEIISDTAERLQPVYTAIQGKLKNLHDDYDDKFLHDNLQNVNKSGLSSGELNRYGKLYKADCEAIQKLKFQVLRNEIGIYDDVCPICGIGPANTIDHFVPEGDYPEYCVHPRNLIPLCNDCNGPKRTLLKTDTNERALWNNYLDESPNRQFLFCDVAMIEDMPRASFYIDNRNGVDKQVYSRIERTFERMHILEHYNSSSSGKAYYYLKVLASHEIYSEEEVVSWLRDEITGKDVNDFVAVYLDALITSTECMKWILDKLSELHSMMA; translated from the coding sequence ATGAGGAAGCTTAAGGCTATTGATACAAGTTGCGAAGAGTTTGCAAAGGAAATTATCTCAGATACAGCAGAGCGGCTTCAGCCAGTATATACAGCGATTCAAGGAAAACTGAAGAATCTGCACGATGACTATGATGATAAGTTTCTGCATGACAACTTGCAGAATGTAAATAAGTCAGGTTTAAGCTCTGGTGAACTTAACCGATACGGGAAACTGTACAAAGCAGACTGTGAGGCTATACAAAAACTGAAATTTCAGGTATTAAGGAATGAAATTGGAATCTATGATGACGTTTGCCCCATATGCGGCATAGGTCCAGCGAATACCATTGATCATTTTGTGCCAGAAGGTGACTATCCTGAATATTGTGTACATCCAAGAAATCTGATACCACTATGTAATGATTGTAATGGCCCCAAGAGGACATTGCTTAAGACCGACACGAACGAAAGGGCATTGTGGAATAACTATTTGGATGAAAGTCCTAATAGACAGTTTCTGTTTTGTGACGTTGCTATGATAGAAGACATGCCTAGGGCAAGTTTTTATATTGATAACAGAAATGGTGTTGACAAGCAGGTATATTCTCGTATTGAGCGTACTTTTGAGCGAATGCATATTCTTGAACACTACAATAGTTCAAGTAGTGGGAAAGCATATTATTATTTAAAGGTGTTAGCAAGTCACGAAATCTATAGCGAGGAAGAGGTAGTATCGTGGCTGAGAGATGAGATTACAGGAAAAGATGTCAATGACTTTGTGGCTGTATATCTTGATGCCTTGATAACATCTACAGAGTGTATGAAATGGATTTTGGACAAGCTTTCAGAGCTGCACTCAATGATGGCGTAA
- a CDS encoding AAA family ATPase: MGQISLTKEIKQKVYQQLKDLKIIDYVVGYGRFMDILSSIWDVYSIPRKEDHRYVHYGDEVQQHFINNNDWNTDRIFVSDLKIYDDDAKFEQFVIGILNECGNAELSIQNAINELLAYLHEQKLDISTVEENGKRIFLEFITLSEAYSDIKENDIPIFVVKARGHTQYGSFQTSPSVFPSVQLVYDDGWNDYGYYTRFVMYYYRAQGDYAFIGDVRILKGENSDTFDAIEKTFTTLGQDSCSLGFDKDYYVNMHNCLGEQKWPILKAMRDVACYPLLRSQFENNEIYYTSLLRDEGRDMLEYGIYYAMGRSLQDSFGFQYRFKPEYSEQRYPITFDFTPGRKNDYLKIYGIIGENGVGKTTFLRKLPKALSRRNQEDFEGQLPLYSKIIAVSFSPFDIFADLKPSPWFNYVYCGLMDETGKVKGVSELRKALIEQFARINEQSLGNDWKETMEEVMDNEELCLLSEVDDDMKVVLKNDFTVDILMKFSSGQRNMLLSMSSIISNIGPHSLLLIDEPEQHMHPNGITAIMRSLFFLVRKFNSYAIITTHSPLVIRELVGDRVYVMRRSGKTLDISKIPIESFGEDVSVLIDRIFDNYSQQKKFANFIDQWAKERNATFETIAEKIENNGIPLSLNAKLYIREALIKQRRERDEEA, translated from the coding sequence ATGGGACAAATATCTCTTACAAAAGAAATTAAGCAGAAGGTATATCAGCAACTTAAAGATTTGAAAATCATTGATTATGTTGTTGGCTATGGCCGCTTTATGGATATACTTTCTTCAATTTGGGATGTTTATTCCATACCAAGGAAAGAGGATCATCGTTATGTGCATTATGGAGATGAGGTACAGCAGCATTTTATCAATAATAATGACTGGAATACAGACAGGATATTTGTATCGGATTTAAAGATATATGACGATGATGCTAAATTTGAACAGTTCGTAATCGGAATACTGAACGAATGTGGTAATGCTGAACTGAGTATTCAGAATGCAATCAATGAGTTGTTAGCATACCTGCATGAGCAGAAATTGGATATTTCTACTGTCGAGGAGAATGGGAAGAGAATATTCCTGGAGTTTATTACCCTTAGTGAGGCGTACTCTGATATAAAAGAGAATGACATTCCAATATTTGTAGTAAAGGCTAGGGGACATACACAATATGGTAGTTTTCAAACTTCACCATCTGTTTTTCCCAGTGTACAGCTCGTTTATGATGACGGATGGAATGACTATGGTTATTATACTCGCTTTGTGATGTATTATTACAGGGCTCAAGGCGACTATGCTTTCATTGGTGATGTCCGAATATTAAAAGGTGAAAATTCAGATACGTTTGATGCAATAGAGAAAACTTTCACGACATTAGGTCAAGACAGTTGTTCTTTAGGGTTTGACAAAGATTACTATGTAAACATGCACAACTGTCTGGGCGAGCAGAAATGGCCCATACTGAAAGCTATGAGGGATGTGGCATGCTACCCGCTGTTGAGAAGTCAGTTTGAGAACAATGAGATCTACTACACATCACTATTGCGTGACGAAGGGCGCGACATGTTGGAATATGGCATCTATTATGCTATGGGGCGAAGTCTTCAGGATAGCTTCGGTTTTCAGTATAGATTCAAGCCAGAGTATTCTGAGCAACGTTACCCTATTACGTTTGATTTTACCCCAGGCCGCAAGAATGACTACCTCAAAATATATGGTATAATAGGTGAGAATGGAGTGGGTAAGACTACTTTTCTGCGAAAGTTACCTAAAGCGTTATCAAGGAGAAATCAAGAGGACTTTGAGGGACAACTGCCCTTATACAGTAAGATTATAGCGGTATCTTTTTCTCCTTTTGACATCTTTGCAGACCTAAAACCCTCACCATGGTTCAACTATGTATATTGTGGCTTGATGGACGAGACGGGCAAGGTAAAAGGTGTTTCGGAGTTGAGAAAGGCATTGATAGAACAGTTTGCGCGTATCAATGAACAATCATTAGGGAATGACTGGAAAGAGACCATGGAAGAAGTGATGGACAATGAAGAACTATGCCTTCTTTCAGAAGTAGATGACGATATGAAGGTTGTTCTAAAAAATGACTTCACTGTTGACATTCTGATGAAGTTCAGTTCGGGGCAACGAAACATGCTTCTGTCTATGTCGTCCATTATATCGAATATCGGACCTCACAGCCTGCTGTTGATAGACGAGCCAGAGCAACATATGCATCCCAATGGAATAACAGCCATTATGAGAAGTTTGTTCTTTTTGGTGAGAAAATTTAATTCATACGCTATTATAACAACTCATTCGCCGCTGGTTATAAGGGAACTGGTTGGAGACAGGGTGTATGTTATGCGCAGAAGCGGCAAGACTCTGGACATATCAAAAATCCCCATTGAAAGTTTTGGAGAAGATGTGTCTGTACTGATAGACAGGATTTTTGATAACTACAGCCAACAGAAGAAATTTGCAAACTTTATCGACCAGTGGGCGAAAGAAAGAAATGCAACGTTTGAGACGATTGCAGAAAAAATAGAAAACAATGGTATACCACTGAGCTTAAACGCCAAGCTATATATACGAGAGGCACTCATAAAACAAAGAAGAGAAAGGGATGAGGAAGCTTAA
- a CDS encoding DGQHR domain-containing protein — protein sequence MNTIKLKVIQVKQPISSLYIAKIGYADLWSMSKVDRRHITNDDEVLGIQRELKTEKVKQIQKYLTTKYATFPNSIIVNVSSKHIVSRNDEELVLRASEDTFTIIDGQHRLAGFKDYDRNEFELILTIFVDLEIPLQAEIFSTINSEQTKVDPSLNINLVLNDKLFTPRKMVVEIAQSFNYDTESPWHKQIKLLSARNDGMISLASFSRPLFDLTYAEKDWYLIKNELQSCKESFPLFDDFMYDEHRYIFWGFYKNRDSASVYKILWNYFTALKNIFEIDWLNSESILNKTTGYNAMMRLFKDIVPIGLQEHKFSYDFFFELLKPIKDLDGVVTAENYGSSGLYSTSQLYGDFRDRLKNRLPNKDIHMK from the coding sequence ATGAATACCATCAAATTGAAAGTAATTCAAGTTAAGCAGCCGATCTCTTCGCTATATATAGCCAAGATAGGTTATGCAGATCTATGGTCAATGTCGAAAGTTGATAGACGTCACATAACCAATGACGATGAGGTGTTGGGTATTCAGCGAGAACTGAAAACAGAAAAGGTTAAGCAGATTCAGAAATATCTGACGACAAAATACGCCACATTTCCCAATTCTATTATAGTAAATGTGTCAAGTAAGCATATTGTAAGTCGGAATGATGAAGAACTGGTGCTAAGGGCCTCAGAAGATACGTTTACTATCATTGACGGCCAACATCGTCTTGCCGGATTTAAAGATTATGATAGGAACGAGTTTGAGCTTATTTTGACTATTTTTGTGGATTTGGAAATCCCTCTACAAGCAGAAATTTTTTCCACGATCAATTCAGAACAAACTAAAGTTGATCCATCCTTAAACATAAACCTTGTCTTGAATGATAAGTTATTTACACCAAGAAAGATGGTGGTGGAGATAGCTCAATCTTTTAATTATGATACAGAATCACCATGGCACAAACAAATAAAGCTATTAAGTGCCAGGAATGATGGAATGATATCTTTGGCCTCTTTTTCAAGACCGTTATTCGATTTAACATATGCAGAAAAGGATTGGTATCTTATCAAGAATGAGCTGCAATCATGCAAAGAGAGTTTCCCTTTATTTGATGATTTTATGTATGATGAGCATCGCTACATATTCTGGGGTTTTTACAAGAATAGAGATTCTGCGTCTGTTTATAAAATCCTATGGAATTATTTTACAGCTTTAAAAAATATTTTTGAGATTGACTGGCTTAATTCCGAATCAATACTGAATAAGACGACAGGATATAATGCTATGATGCGTTTATTTAAGGATATTGTACCAATAGGATTACAAGAGCATAAGTTTTCTTACGATTTCTTTTTTGAGTTGTTAAAACCAATAAAAGATTTAGACGGAGTTGTTACTGCTGAAAACTATGGCTCATCGGGCCTTTATTCCACAAGTCAACTTTATGGGGACTTCCGTGATAGACTGAAAAATAGGCTCCCAAACAAAGACATACATATGAAATAA